One window of Candidatus Delongbacteria bacterium genomic DNA carries:
- the aroF gene encoding 3-deoxy-7-phosphoheptulonate synthase, with protein sequence MIVKLRNNVLPEQIEEIKNHLINKGFEIHESFGKSTVIIGVIGDTTAIDPNSLYAYEYVDTVLRVQEPFKKVNRKFKPDDTIVDVDGIKIGGKNIVVIGGPCAVESKEQIDEITPLIVESGAKILRGGAFKPRTSPYSFQGLEEEGLNILKFAKDKYHIPVVSEIMSIDDIDLFVKNVDLIQVGARNMQNFALLKELGKLDKPILLKRGIANTIEEWLMSAEYILAGGNSKVILCERGIRTYESSTRNTLDISSIPVIKKLSHLPIIVDPSHAAGRWEYIESLSLAAIAAGADGLIIEVHQTPETALSDGQQSLKPEKFKALIKKLKRVAEAVDKTLE encoded by the coding sequence ATGATTGTTAAATTAAGAAATAATGTTCTACCTGAACAAATTGAAGAAATAAAAAATCATCTTATAAACAAAGGGTTTGAAATTCATGAAAGCTTTGGTAAATCAACCGTAATTATTGGTGTAATCGGTGATACCACTGCTATTGATCCAAATAGTCTATATGCTTATGAATATGTTGACACAGTATTAAGGGTTCAGGAACCTTTTAAGAAAGTCAATCGAAAATTTAAACCTGATGATACCATAGTGGATGTTGACGGAATTAAAATTGGTGGTAAAAATATCGTAGTTATTGGTGGTCCTTGCGCAGTTGAATCTAAAGAACAAATTGATGAAATTACTCCTTTGATCGTTGAATCTGGAGCTAAAATTCTTAGAGGTGGAGCTTTTAAACCTAGAACAAGTCCTTATTCTTTTCAAGGTTTAGAAGAAGAAGGTTTAAATATTCTTAAATTCGCTAAAGACAAATATCATATTCCTGTAGTCAGCGAAATCATGAGTATTGATGACATTGATTTGTTTGTGAAGAATGTGGATTTAATTCAGGTTGGCGCAAGAAATATGCAAAATTTTGCTTTACTGAAAGAACTTGGAAAACTTGATAAACCCATCCTGTTAAAAAGAGGAATCGCTAATACAATTGAAGAATGGTTGATGTCAGCCGAATATATTTTGGCTGGTGGTAACAGCAAGGTTATTCTTTGTGAAAGAGGAATCCGCACTTATGAATCATCTACCAGAAACACTTTGGATATATCTTCAATTCCTGTAATTAAAAAATTATCTCATTTGCCAATAATCGTTGATCCTTCTCACGCAGCTGGTAGATGGGAATATATAGAATCATTATCTTTGGCAGCCATAGCTGCAGGAGCTGATGGGCTAATCATTGAAGTTCATCAAACTCCTGAGACCGCTTTATCTGATGGGCAACAATCTCTTAAACCCGAAAAATTCAAAGCTTTGATAAAAAAACTAAAAAGAGTCGCTGAAGCTGTGGATAAGACTTTGGAGTAA